A genome region from Bacteroidales bacterium includes the following:
- a CDS encoding 4-hydroxy-3-methylbut-2-enyl diphosphate reductase gives MSIVEIDSKSGFCFGVVTAIRKAEEELEKGNTLYCLGDIVHNNEEVERLKHKGLVTINHEEFKQLKNAKVLLRAHGEPPETYRIAKENNIEIIDATCPVVLRLQQQIKESYINGDRENEEIVIYGKRGHAEVNGLVGQTEGNAIVIEGSEDWSLVDTSKKILLYSQTTKSVEGLNKMAEGLRSLQIGGNTLEYHDTICRQVANRIPNIREFATKHDVVLFVCGEKSSNGKVLFEECKKVNPDTHMISNISMIDNQYLCNKKSIGICGATSTPKWLMEEIAEYVTNIVNGKL, from the coding sequence ATGTCAATTGTTGAGATAGATAGTAAGTCGGGGTTTTGCTTTGGAGTGGTAACTGCCATTCGCAAAGCAGAAGAGGAACTTGAAAAAGGCAATACACTGTATTGTTTAGGAGACATTGTGCATAATAACGAAGAGGTAGAGAGACTTAAACATAAAGGATTAGTTACAATAAACCACGAAGAGTTTAAGCAACTAAAAAACGCAAAAGTTCTGTTAAGGGCTCACGGAGAACCACCCGAAACATATCGCATTGCAAAAGAGAACAATATTGAAATTATAGATGCCACATGTCCTGTTGTGCTTCGTTTACAGCAACAGATAAAAGAGTCGTACATAAACGGAGACAGGGAGAACGAAGAGATTGTTATTTATGGCAAACGTGGGCATGCCGAAGTAAATGGTCTTGTTGGGCAAACCGAAGGCAATGCCATTGTAATTGAGGGTAGCGAGGATTGGAGTCTTGTTGACACTTCAAAAAAGATTCTCTTATACTCTCAAACCACAAAATCAGTTGAGGGACTAAATAAGATGGCAGAGGGTTTGCGTAGTTTACAAATAGGCGGTAATACACTTGAATATCACGACACTATTTGCCGCCAGGTTGCAAACAGAATACCAAATATTAGAGAGTTTGCGACCAAACACGATGTTGTTCTTTTTGTGTGTGGCGAAAAGAGTTCAAATGGCAAAGTGTTGTTTGAAGAGTGCAAAAAAGTTAACCCCGACACTCATATGATTTCAAATATTTCAATGATAGATAATCAATACCTATGCAACAAAAAGAGCATTGGAATATGCGGAGCCACATCTACTCCAAAATGGCTTATGGAAGAGATTGCCGAATATGTAACAAACATAGTTAATGGCAAACTGTAA
- the pfkA gene encoding 6-phosphofructokinase, protein MSEKKRCIGILTSGGDAPGMNAAIRAVTRTAIYNGFSVKGIYRGYKGLIDNDIVDFKTQNVSNIIQMGGTILKTARCKEFTTPEGRKIAYDNMKKHGIDAIVAIGGDGTLTGARVFATEFNFPIIGIPGTIDNDLYGTDRTIGYDTALNTIMECVDKIRDTATSHERLFFIEVMGRDAGFLALNGAIAAGAEAAIIPEISTEVDQLEELINNGFRKSKNSSIVLVAESPHTGGAMHLAERVKEEFPKYDVRVSILGHLQRGGSPTAEDRILASRMGEAAISALLDDQRNVMIGVRNNEIVYVPFSKAIKYDKPINRDLLNTLKTLSI, encoded by the coding sequence ATGAGCGAGAAAAAGAGATGTATAGGCATACTCACCTCAGGAGGTGATGCCCCCGGTATGAATGCGGCTATCCGTGCCGTAACACGCACAGCAATTTACAATGGTTTCAGTGTAAAAGGCATTTATAGAGGTTATAAAGGTCTTATCGATAACGACATCGTTGACTTTAAAACTCAAAACGTAAGTAATATCATTCAAATGGGTGGTACTATTCTAAAAACCGCTCGCTGTAAAGAGTTCACCACTCCCGAAGGAAGAAAGATTGCTTACGACAATATGAAAAAACATGGTATAGATGCCATAGTAGCAATTGGTGGTGATGGAACATTAACTGGTGCAAGAGTATTTGCTACTGAATTTAACTTCCCTATTATTGGTATTCCCGGAACTATCGACAATGACCTTTATGGTACAGATCGCACCATTGGTTACGATACTGCTCTAAACACAATAATGGAGTGCGTGGATAAAATCAGAGATACTGCCACTTCGCACGAGCGTTTGTTCTTCATAGAGGTTATGGGACGCGATGCCGGTTTCCTTGCTCTTAACGGAGCTATTGCCGCTGGAGCAGAGGCTGCAATCATACCTGAGATTTCAACAGAGGTTGACCAACTTGAGGAGTTGATTAATAATGGCTTCAGAAAATCAAAAAACAGTAGTATTGTATTGGTTGCAGAGAGTCCTCACACAGGAGGTGCTATGCACTTGGCAGAACGTGTTAAAGAGGAATTCCCCAAATATGATGTTAGGGTATCTATCTTAGGACACCTTCAACGAGGAGGCTCACCTACTGCCGAAGACCGTATCCTTGCAAGCAGAATGGGAGAGGCAGCAATCTCGGCTCTATTAGATGACCAACGCAACGTAATGATTGGTGTAAGGAACAACGAGATTGTTTATGTTCCTTTCTCAAAAGCAATCAAATACGACAAACCTATAAACAGAGACCTACTTAACACTCTAAAAACTCTTTCTATCTAA